One stretch of Paenibacillus sp. AN1007 DNA includes these proteins:
- a CDS encoding CapA family protein produces the protein MYPPRSQRSSVKKKVRRTRNIKIRIINVILIASIGLIGVFYMLNTRVQQPEQPASQEVVQQEPPSKIDNQGGDALTMPEDEPADKSDENSVPADEKTDAASDNNTGDRTEEGAGETPGTGAEKPAAGTKPANSEQGNSGKADHKGTTPTSDPSKNVTIHFVGDIQFSGKVAELLEKNGYNYPFAKLGSMFQDDDLTIGNLETPVTHGGTSAADKTYVYKSSPKALQAMAAAGFDAVNLANNHILDQGVEGLVDTLSYLKDYGIAHTGAGMNAEEAYEPAYFERKGMKIALLGFSRVVPVASWKADGNRAGVAEAYDPTRAAAAIQEAKKKADLVIVAVHWGVERVSTPNADQTRLAHAFVDAGADLVIGGHPHVLQGLEYYKGKWIAYSTGNFIFTRSTNEETWKTAVFQASCSRDAACSMKVIPYEAALGQAVPMLDDANRLLLEQMAKLSPGVRVNADGTAVPN, from the coding sequence ATGTATCCCCCAAGATCACAGCGAAGCTCAGTGAAGAAAAAAGTAAGGCGGACCCGTAATATAAAGATCAGAATCATCAATGTCATATTGATTGCATCGATTGGTCTTATCGGCGTATTTTATATGCTAAACACACGTGTCCAGCAGCCTGAACAGCCTGCCAGTCAAGAGGTTGTGCAGCAGGAGCCACCATCGAAAATCGATAATCAGGGCGGGGATGCTTTAACCATGCCAGAGGATGAACCGGCCGACAAGTCGGATGAGAATTCCGTCCCGGCTGATGAGAAGACGGATGCAGCATCGGACAATAATACCGGAGATCGTACTGAAGAAGGTGCAGGAGAAACACCGGGGACAGGCGCCGAAAAACCCGCTGCGGGAACCAAACCTGCAAACTCGGAACAAGGGAACTCGGGGAAGGCGGATCACAAAGGAACAACTCCAACATCGGATCCGTCCAAGAACGTCACGATTCATTTTGTAGGTGATATTCAATTTTCCGGTAAAGTGGCAGAGCTGCTGGAGAAGAACGGCTATAACTATCCGTTTGCCAAGCTGGGCAGCATGTTTCAGGATGATGATCTGACAATCGGTAATCTGGAGACCCCTGTAACCCACGGCGGTACGAGCGCAGCGGACAAAACGTACGTCTATAAATCCTCGCCCAAAGCTTTGCAAGCTATGGCGGCCGCAGGATTTGATGCCGTTAACTTGGCTAACAATCACATTCTGGACCAAGGTGTAGAGGGTCTGGTGGATACCCTGAGTTATCTCAAGGATTATGGGATTGCTCATACCGGTGCAGGAATGAATGCTGAAGAGGCCTACGAGCCTGCTTATTTCGAACGTAAAGGCATGAAGATCGCGCTGCTTGGTTTCAGTCGGGTTGTTCCGGTAGCGAGCTGGAAGGCAGACGGTAATCGGGCTGGTGTGGCGGAAGCTTATGATCCAACGAGAGCAGCAGCAGCGATACAGGAGGCAAAGAAGAAAGCTGACCTGGTCATCGTTGCTGTCCACTGGGGAGTGGAACGTGTAAGTACGCCGAATGCGGATCAAACGCGGCTTGCCCATGCGTTTGTGGATGCCGGTGCTGATCTGGTCATCGGCGGTCACCCTCATGTTTTGCAAGGGCTTGAGTACTACAAGGGAAAATGGATTGCCTATAGTACAGGGAATTTTATTTTCACGAGATCAACGAATGAAGAAACCTGGAAAACAGCTGTATTTCAGGCGAGCTGCAGCCGGGATGCAGCATGCAGCATGAAAGTAATTCCGTACGAGGCTGCACTTGGGCAGGCTGTGCCCATGCTTGATGATGCAAACCGGCTTCTGCTGGAACAGATGGCGAAGCTGTCGCCAGGCGTTCGGGTTAACGCGGATGGAACTGCGGTACCTAACTAA